CAAGGTAAATTAAATTTCTATAGCACTCTCTCTCTCAGTCGTCCTGGAAATTCACCACCGAGCGGTCCCTCATTCTGTTGCCATCTTCTGCCCCCGACCTGCAtgggcagctgaacttaaggtcGCTCATGTGAATTTCctgggacaccaaataaaacacacacactttacctttaaatcAAGCTTCAGGAAGGTTCCTCCACTCTCTACCTCAAGCTCCCCAAATTGGAGAGCGAGGAAAGTCATGAGAGgctggcaagagagagagggCACGTTTGGAAGTGAGTTTTTATTGGGGGGACCCTCattagaaagttccatccaaaaaaggtcaGGAGGGGCAGGGTCACAAGGACAGGTGAGTGTAATTTGACCCAAGGGGCTGCAGGACGGCACTCCTACACATGAAGACACATCCTCTACCTCTAAGATGGGGACATGTCCAGGTCACTACAAAAGTAGATGGACAGAGCCTCTCCACCCACGGGAAGGAGAATGCCAGTCATTCAGCGAGACAGCTTCCCACGCCCACTGCTTGAATCTCAGCCCAGGAGCAACAAGGAATATAGCCTCCTCTATCCTGACATCTTTTATTTCAGATCATGGTGATTTTTAATGCagattggaaatattttaaagaggatTTTTCTATCTAGGTTGATCgggatatttttctttagttttagtgTTCTTATCTGATTTTTCACCTGGGGATTCTTGAAGGAGGTCCCAGGTGAAACTTGGATTAGGTAGCTCTGGCTGGCCAAGGTGACAACATTAGTTGTGGAACACCAATGGAATGTGGCAATATGTCCATGCTGCAGGGAGTTTGGTTTTAAGAGCCTATCACCATTTGCATGTGACTGCAGAAGCTTGAAACAGACTGGGGGTATGGGGGAAGAGCTTGTCCTAGAGGGTCTACCAACTACAGGAAATCGGAGAAAGGACAGATAAACATAGGCTGTCCTGCTAATAGTTGAGAGGTTGTTGAGAGGTTGTTTACCATCTAGGGGTGTTGGGTTCATTATCTTTATTCACCAAAGAATTaaagaacaggacacagagatagcaagcaagcagtaggtttattgcaaaagtgaTGGTAACAGAGAGAGGAGGGCTCCGGAGCCCGGGGTACAGTTGGGGAGTTTTGacttgttctttttatggtctctggaatATCCTCTTCTTTTTGTGGAGGagggttactagggattgaactcaggggcatttgaccactgagccacatccccagccctattttatatttgatttagagacatggtctcattggGTTGCtaaacaccttgcttttgctgaggctggctttgaattcacaatcctcctgcctcagcttcctgagccactggcattacaggtgtgcatcactgctcCCAGCTTCTCCCTCTTCTTATCCCCTATCCAAACTCTCctcattattatttattggttCCCCCATGTCCATAagtctgttttagtttttctgttgGATCTGCTGCTTAAGCGCACAAGGATAGAAGTGTCTGTCTGGGTCCCCCACTTTCATCATTTGGGAAGTTGACCTCATGGGAAGACCCTCTGCATGCTCCTTTAGTCTGGCCCTGCCCATGACTTTCTCACTCACCATCTTGCCCTGGCTGCCTGTGCCTTTCTACATCTCCCTCAAGGTCACCAGGACATAACTAGAAAATGACTTCTGGCTCCACTTAATTTCTAAGAGCTCTAGAACATTTAAGACAAAAAATGATCAGAATGTTTCATTTGTATATCTACATGACAAAGTGCCAAGATGCCATATGGAGGGCTAGGGTAGACACAAAGATGAAGCATGGACAGAAAAATATCTTTAGAGGAAGTTGTTTTCAACCCTCTTGTGGACTAGAACATTCTCTTTGTCACAAATTCTAGGCAATGGAATGTTGGAACATTTGGGAATGTATGGAAATAGTCATGTTGAATATTCTGTGTTTACAGTCAGAACATGAAAAACCAATGATTtccatcaccattttttttttcaggtgtgaGCCCTCGTTTATTACTTGTTTACAAGAACTGTACTTGGAATTGCACATTTGTATATGCTGCTGAACAGCCTCCGGAAACTCCAAGAAGAGTGTTCCCTAATCAATTCTATTTTGTTAATTGTTGTGGTGGTATGACTTGCAACTCTGGAGGACCTACCAACGTAGAAAGAGATTTTTTACCTCCACAGCTAATTGAGGAGGACTTTGTAGCAGAGTCTGCATATTTGGGGAAACCAAAATTTTTCCTGAGCTTTGCTTCCATCATTGTCAGTAATACAGTGACTTGAGATGGCCTCTTGGAGGTCCATTCATCTTCCCCTGTTGCTCAGAATGCTGCTGTTCTCTCTTGGAGACGCTGTGTCAGGCCTCCCGTTGGCCCCTTCATGCCTTGTTGtaagagcaaaataaaggaaaatgctGTTGGTTGGAAACGTGCCTGAATGCTGGTTTCCCTGCAAGTCCTCAGGTTCTGCAGTGAGGCTGCTGCTCTTTTCTGCCTCCCTGCAAATTCAGGAATTCCTCTGTGGTTTCATCAGGTGAGCTGCTTTTGTTCCTCTAGGCACTTCTTATGCTCTGTAACTTTAGTGAGATGTTATCACACACCATGCAACCCACCAATTCTGTGTAGAATTGAGGAATGTTTTGTACATTCACAGATTCACCAGTCATCACCACAGTCCAGTTTGGAACACTTATGTGACCTCAAAAATAAACactgaagctgggtgcagtggcactcacctgtaatcccagtaattcggaaggctgaggcaggaggattgcaagttaaaagccagcctcagcaacgggaAGGCACTTTaacaactcactgagaccctgtctctaaataaaattcaaaataggactggggatgtgcctcagtggtcgagtgctcctgagttcaatccctggtttctCCTCccccatcaaaaaataaataaaccccagACCCCATTACCCACCCAGGCCACCACTGCTGCCTGTTTTCTCTCTATGGGTTTCCAATCCTGACATGTGCTAGGAATGGAGTTACAGGATGTGTGATTTTTTTGTCACTGACCTCTTCtccttagcataatgttttcagggTTCACCCATGTAGATGTgttagttgtttatttttatgcccaAATCATGTTTAATTGGATGAATGCCACACATATTTTGTGAATTCCttcatcagctgatggacactGGAGTTTTTGCACCTCTGAAAAGTGTAATGCTGCCATTAACAGCTGTGTTAGCTTTCTGGTGTGACTCACCTTCAGGCTTCTGGATAGGCCTTGTTACCTTTTTGAATGTAGCCTTTATGTTGGGCGTGAAGTGTTATCTcctggtttcaatttgcatttctcacatCACTAATGATACTGAGCATCTTTTCAGGTGCTTACTGTTCATTGCCTGTCCTCAGGAGAGGAATTCTGTGTAAACCCTTTGCCATTTAACCACGTGATTCTCTTACACCTGCATTGTAGGAGTAGTTTCTCCATCAATCATAGTGATCCCTCACTAGGTATGTAATTTGCAAAGACTGCACCATTGTAGGTTGTCTTTTCAACTTACTGAATGTCCTCTGAAGCCCATATGCTTTCAAATTTTGTGAAGTGTATGCCATCTATTTTTTCTGTTGCTGCTCATATTCTTTGCCAAATGCAAGGCCATGAAGGatcacctctgtttccttttaagGCCTTCGCAGTGCCCACTCATAGTTAGGGTTTTGGTCCATCATGAGTTAATTTTCATATATGCCTGAAGTAAGGTTCCCATGGAATTCTTTTCCATGAAGTTTTACAGTTGTTCTAATGGTATTTGTTGAAATCCTATTCTATTTCCATTGCCCCAATGTATGGTCTCGACACCTTTGTTCAAAGTTCATTGTCTGGAGACAAACAGTGGTTCCCTCTGGACTTCTGGTTctgtctgcacaccagtctcacaGCATCTTGATTATCATTGCCTTGTAtgaagttttgaaatcaggaaatgtgagtcttcctgctttgttctttttcaagattatgtTGGTAGTTAGGGGTCCCTTGAAATTCCATCTGCATTCTAGAACCAGCTTGCTGATTTCTAAAAAATCCTCCTGAGGTTCAGACAGGGGTTGTGTTGAAACTGCAGAAAGACTGAAGCACTTTCCAGGAGGTGATATTGAGCCTTCTGACCTGTGAACACAGATGTTGAAAGCTTCAATTTGCTTCAACAAGGAGAGTAAATTCCATAGTTCACGTGGACCAAGTTTTGAACTTCCTTTGTTAAATTATTCCTTAATATTTGAGTCTCCTTGGTACTCTCATCAAAGGGAAGTGTGTTCTTGGTTTATTTGAGACCCCTCACTGCAGGCGTAGAGGAGTATAAATGTCTGGGAATGTACCCTGAAATCTTGCTGAGCACCTTCTTCAGATAGGCCCCTTCTCAGTGTTTTCATAGCATACTCTGTGTACAGGACCAGATGATCTGTGAATAGAGACAGTGTTACTTCTTTTTGCTTCTGAATGACTGTTGCTGCTTTTTCTTGCCTGGGCTGGAAGCCCTGGTGCACTGTGGAATAACAGAGATGGGAGCAGGTACGCATGCTCCTGATCTTGGGAGGAAGGAAGCCAGTCTTTCACCACAAAGGGTGAAGTTGGCTATGGACTTTGAGGTGCTTTATCTGGTTGAAGAAGTTCCCATCTATTTGTAGCATGAGATGGCCTTAGATTCATCCCATTCTTTATCTGCTTCTATTGAGATGGTCGTGTGATTTTTGGTTTTTCATCTCCTGATAGCATAGACTATAATAATTGAATATTTGGTGTTAAACCAACTGTTTATTCCTGAGGTAAATCCCGCTTGTCCCTGGCATGTAATTCCTTTGATATATTGGATTCCATTTGCTGGAGTGGTCTTGTGTTTTATGGGAAGAAGCCAACAGAGAAGGCCAGACCTTGTAGCGTGGCAAGTAGCACAGCAGGGAAAAGGCACGGGGCCAGGGGAGGACCTCCCCATTCTGGCCTGCTGTGGAGACAGAGCCTCCTGGAGGAAAGTCTTCTAGCTGCTGCCCTTGAGGAGGAGCACGCATTCCCCACACTCTTCTCCAGTCAGTCTGTCACTGTCCTCCACAGCCTGACAGCACCTGTGCCCTGCCTCCTGGTTGCTGTCTTGGTTTATCAAGCGTCCTTCTTTGCCATTGACATGCCCCCTCTCATCCACGCTTGGGCTGCCCTCCTCACTTGGCACTGCCTTCTTTCCTAGCATGGCTGCAGACACCACAGCCTGCCTGGCAGCGTTCCACCTTCCTTTAGTCTGTGATATTGCACGGCCTGTCTGGCCTTTGCAGCCTCCAGCAGAGTTAAAGAGAAAGCTGCAGTTGAGGGTCACCTGCAGCAAAATCACTGGTGGGGGCTggataaaattgttaaaatgccAGATTTCCAGGATCCCCACTCTGGTCTTCTGTTGTGTCTCCTCTGGGTTGAGCCTAGTCTTGTGCATTTTTACCAACTCCCCATTCAGTATTCTTCCCCCACAGCTTCAGTAGCACTGGGGTGAAAGGTGGCCCACAACAGTGCAGTTAAGGGCTGAGCATCTTAACAGATCTAACGATGCTTCCTGGCAGGAAGCCATGCACCTGAACTGGTGGAGGataggggaaggggaaggagctACTGGGAGGAGTTGCCAGGGCAGTGCTAGACCTGGGTGGAGCCTGGAGCAACAAAGGTTCAGAGGAGTGAAGGTGCCCTCTGTCCCTACACAGGCCCCACCACCTCCTGAGGCAGCCAGATCTAGTGGGGAGGGGTGCAGGCCACAGGCAGCAGCTGGTATCTGAACTGATAGCTGTTTGTGGTAGTGTGGAATCACACATTTGCTGCTTCCAGAGACACTGAGGGTTACCCAAGTCACCATATGGGAGGCGGGCTAAGCCAAGTTCATGGTCCAGTgagtcagaggttggagaggcACAAGGTGCTCTCCATGGGTCCAGAGTTCTTGCAGCATGCTCTAAGGATGGCATGAAACAGCAGCACCCAAAAGTACATGACCCTGCAGCCCAGGGACATAATGTGAGCCCAGTCACGGGGTTGTACCCACACAGGGAACTGGAGCCATCAAGGCAGAGGCAGGTTCACAAAGAGCCATGGCCCTCTTCTATGGTGGTCCTGCTCACTGTTGAGTGGCTCTGACCACAGAATCTGCTGAAGAAATCCCCCAGGTCCATGTGGGTCAGGGGCTTGACAAAAACTACTAAATCCTGGCCCTCCCCTGCTGACACCCACAGGGCCTTCCCCTTTGGCTCCAGAGCCTGCACCAGGGCTCCACCTGGACAGCCCACCCAGCCCACACCATCCCCAGTGCTGCAGGGCCTGCTCTCCCGACCTTCCTTGGGAAGCCTCCTCCCTCCAGACTCCCCTGGTGGCTGCCTGCAGATCCTGCTGAAATTCGCCTCCCCAGCAGACTCACCCCCTCAGCCCCAGGGGTCCTGTCTACAGGGATAAGCCAAGAACCAGGCAGGCATCAGATTCCCACCGTGTGTGCACTCCATGACGGGCTCTGCTGGGCATCCTAGATCCTGTGTGGTTCTGGGAGTGCCTCCTCTTGGGTCCACGAAGCCCTGAGTTCACGCAGCTGGCTGGGCCTCGGAATAAAGCAGAACCCCTGGCTCAGGGTCAACCTCGGGCACAGGGGCAGTTCAGTCCCTGCCTGCACCTGGTTGCGGTTCTGGGGGCAGGTCCGTCCTGCATGTGTGTGCCCAGAGCCCCACTCCACAGGGCAAGCGGGAGCCACTGCTGAAGTCCTCTGCCCTGGCCGAGCTGGCCCCAGGGAGCTGGAGGAAAGATGAGAGGCAGTGCTGATGCAGGTGAGCTGTTCTCCTAGGGACTGTTGTTGGAATCCACAGGCAGCCAAGTTTGTCGAGGCCTAACCCAAAGAgaacaggagaggagagaggcagagaggaaggccttgtcttagtcagctttcctgctgctgtgactgaaggacccgaccagaacaaccACAGGGGAGAAAAGTTTAACTGGGGGCTCATAGTTTAGAGGTCTCactccatagacagcagactccattcctcggggctcatgAAAGAAGAgcgtggcagagggaagccccTCACGATGATCAGGAGGCGCAGAGAGAGGTCTCCTCTTGCCAGGTACAAATACATagcccaaagccacgccccagtacccacctccagccacaccctgacACTTCAATTTCCACTGAGTGAATCCCCAAAAGAGGGTTAATTCACGggttgggttaaggctgtcaCAACCCAAtcttctcctctgaaccctcttgcattgtctcacatgtgagcttttgggggacccccacatccaaaccacagcaggaatggaggaagaaaagaaagcaagctgGGAAGTTGTACAGAGGGGTTCCCCTGCTCATGCCACAGCTTGCGCAAAGTGCTCATGAGCACAGATGACAAGTGGCTCACAAGGGTGGCTGCCAGAACCATAGCCTTGCACAAAGGCCGCCATAAAGCACTTCTGTGAGGACATCTGCCCAGAAACTTTCATCTTGGCTGATGCCACCTGCGTTGTTGGTCCTTGTGGACAAGGATGATTGCTTAAACATATCTTATGCAATCCTTCCATTTTGCCTTTAAAACTTCCCCTTGCCTTGACCTCCCTGAAGACGCTCCAGATTTCCTGTGTCACCCACATTCCCATAGCAAAGCTCCGGCAGCCTCCAGTGGATGTATGGATCTTTGAAGAACCGCGCTTGCAGGTTATTTTTGTTGACATCCCTGCTGTGCAGAGTGGATCCTCAAGCAAGAAGAGCTTTGCAAGGAGCTGGTAACTGCTGGAACTGGGTGTGGTGCAGACCTCAAGCCTTCAGTGCCCTCCCTGCCTAGGGCTCGCCCCTTCCTGCCTCAGCGATTCTTCTTTTGCCGTGGGGCCTCCTTTTTTAGTAGGGGCTTCCGCTGAGTGATCTGGGGGTCTGTCTCACCTAAGGCCCCCATAAATAAGGACCTCACATCCCTCCTGGGCCAACAGGACACTTTTTCACAGGCCCTTTCTATTGCACACatcagtgtctctctctcttcttgagtATGTTCACAGAACTTCTGTCTCTGTGGTCTCCATGTCTTTCTGATGTGCTCTCTTTTTGTTCTGTGTGGCAatttaatgtttccttttatCTGCATGGCTAATCTAAGATTTTTATGAGCACTGTGATTCAGGCTTCATTCTGGTTTGCTTACACACGTTTGCAAATGATTTGGCTTTCATTCTTCTCCTACGTGTTTCTTCGATTCTTCCAAGAACCAAAGTGAAGATTCTGAACAAAAAGCTTTTGGGGTGGTCCCCACCCCATCTTAGAGACTCTTTCTCCAGAAATAAGACTGTTGTGAGAAGTTGGCCAGAGGCAGGAAGGACGAGACCAAGATTCCTGCCAACCTCAAGAGAATCTCCCTGTGGTGAGGAGCAAGGCTTCTCTGCTCTTGAGAGACCAGGGGACGAGATCAGATCCCTAAATTCTACCAGAGGCCAGGAGAATCCCCTCCGGGGACTCCTGCTGGCTCCGTCATGGCCGTTCACAATTGCATTCTCAACTGCAGCCACACACTTAAACAGTCTGAACGGGACGTTCAAGCGTTGGCAAGTCTCACTTGCTGTCTCTGGGCTTTATCTTTTGTGCTCTGAATCTGGCTGACCCTTTTGCTAATATTAAGATACAATTTGGAAAGCCCATTGAAAAGCTTTCCTGATGGCATCCAATCCAagataggagaaagaaaaagtttttttgcTTTAGTTGTGGGCAAATTATGGCAGCTCCATGGTGACCGAGACCCCCAGGACTCATCTCTCTTAGAATCATAGGCTCAACTTCCCTGACTCAGGACGACTCAGACCCATGAAACAGttgtgcctttaatttttttttttttaaccatgctATGCCTTGGTCAAAATCTTGAGCTCAGAGCCATAATAAAAGATACCTGTGGCCGTGCAAGAATTTCCTTGTCTACCATGTGAGCTAGGAAGAGCCACAAAttgcatataatattttaaaaccttttaaatTTGTACTTAGTGTTCTTGGTGTAACCAGTGAGTTTGTTTTTCTCAGTTTAATGGTATGACCACAATTTTCAAATAAGAGGTAGGGAAACTCCTTCTGTCTCTATAGTCATGCATATTTATGATTactatgaatatatatttcattttataaagagCTTTATTTAAATGGcttaaagaaaaaagttcattagggcctggggacatagctcagttggtagagtgcctgcctcacatgcacaaggccctgggttcaatcccccagcaccaaaataataataataataataataataataataataattaatcattGAAACCAGGTAATTTATCTGAAAATACATGTTAATTCATGTGAATGCCTTTGTTCTCTGTTCTAAGTAAATCTTTGATTAAAAGTTAGTTTTAAATTTGTTggcaaaatgaaaatggagatgTCTTCAGCACTGGTAGCCTGTTTCCCCTGGCAGGCAGGGGTGTATTTCTTTCTGTAGATGCTGATGATCACAACAGTCCCAAGTTCCACCCAGAGGGAATACACAGACTACAGCACAGTGCCAGGTCCTTTTCTTCCTATGTGGCAAACACAGCGATTTGACTCTAATGAAACAGAAATCAAGGTGAAGTGACAGCTGTGCTTACTGTCCCACCGCAGCATCCTGTCTCCCACTCCCAAGGAACTGGTGGTCTCAGTCAGAGCCTTTGAACATCGGAGTGATTGTGGTGATGCAGTGGAGGGCCTCCCGGTGCCTACAAGCAGGGGGATAGAAAGGACAGGTAGTGCACCCACTGTGCAGGTGGATTTCCTCCTGTGTATAAGTATGTTCCTTTTCTTCACCACCAGGCCCCCTCTGTCTAGAGCCTCTCCTAAAGATTAGAGGTGGGCACAGGGGCCAGCTCCCCTCAGTTTCCTTAATCACCCTGTTTTTTAGAGTCCTTCCTATCTCACTGCAAGCTCAGACCCCACACTCGCCTAAGATGTGTTTTCAAAGCTAATAGAGGTATaactgctaaaaataaataaagcagggaATGTGAGTGGGAAAATGAACATTTCATGCAATTTCAAGTTGTATGGTTATGTTAAAACGTTGGAGTCCTTCCTAAATAAGTTAAATTACTGAGACATCAATTGCTAAGTATAAATACAAGTTGACATTAGTTTCTTAAATTCTGTGGAAAAGACGATATATATTTGGtactacaaataaatacatatggtCCTCAAAAAGAAATTCCTCTTTGAGAAAGCACATGTTTGTAGAAGGTACCAAATATGTATTCTTCAATCATTAGTTTGTGGGAAACAGATCCAGATTGGTTTCTTCCTCTGTTTTTACTTGAAGCTATAattactgaaatttaaaatttctaattaatatgtataattctaCAAACAAAGAATACAAGAAGAGATTTAAGATGCATGCTTCACAAGAAAAACTGTAAGATAAACATACAAATATGTCTTTTCTTGGAAAAAAGTAATCTTCATCTAATTCAGAGGTTTTCATATGGAttgttttcaaaatgtgaacTTAAGGAGGAAATAGAAACAATGCAGCAAGGAACTAGTATGTAGCACACAGATATGCAAAGCTCCAGGAATGAGAATATAATATTTGGGGaagggaaaattgaaaaaaagagttgtgtttatatgaaaattttttgttttagtcaagttttttgccactgtgaacaaaagatctaacaagaacaattttagaggaggaaaagtttatttggtgctaacagtttcagaggtctcagttcatgtaCAACCAGCTTCATTGCTGTGGGCTGAAGGTGAGTCAGAATAttatgacagaagagtgtggtggaggaaagtagcccaggacatggcaccaggaagcagagcgccactcaccagggacaaaaggTATACTCCAAAGGCACGTCCCcaatggcccacctcctccagaaaCACTCCCCCTGCCTTCGTCACCACCCCGTCAAtcccatcagggaaatgcatggATTAGGTTAAGGATCTCATAGCCAATCATTCCACCTCAAgaccttcttgccttgtctcacacaggagctttggggggacacctcacatctaaaccatgacacaTTTTATGtggtaaaaatcacatttttctccTAAAGTAGAATGTTTGTACTGTCCAGAATGGAGAGAAGGAAATATAGGATAAAACTCGAGGTTGCAGTGTGTCACAGAGGCTCTGTTCAGGTCATAGGATGTGAAGGATACGTCTTGGGAAAGAAAGCTTCAGTGTGATCCAGTTGGCTATAATTAGAAAACGTGTTGGTGAGTTTTTCTAAGAATTCAACATGAATAAAGGGACCAGGTCAGTGAGACAGCTGTGGGCATGCTTCCATCCACACCTGAGaagccaagaaaaggaaaaaagagctgCTGTTTCAGTGCAGTGACCTGGATAGAGCACTGGAGTGCAGCAGGGTGTGTCAGAGATGCAAGGAGCTCAGAGACAAGGGTGGACCTTATCAAGAGGGAACACAGCTCTCAGCACCTACTGTCCCAGTAGAGACCAAGCCTGAACCCAGAGGGATTTCACACTGCAGGGAAGGGGTGAGCAGAAGGTCCCTATTCAGGACAATGACACCAGGACTGTGTGCCCAGCAATCCCTGAGTTTGGTTTAAGGAGCAGCCAAGGAATCCACACTCTTGCATAATCTTGGAAAAAGGGCCTGATCCACATTGTTCCCTCCTTGACCTTCCTCCTGCTACAAACCACAGCCTATCAGTGCAGTCAGGTGACCCCATCCATTGTCCTGTGGCCCTGGGAAGCATTCCAATGGCCCTGGCCCAAGGTCCTATTGCCCTGGGAAGGATTCAGGTGGTCCTGCTCACCCTATATGGACCTGAGAAGTGTTCAGTGGCTTTGCCCACCCTCTTATGGGTGTATAGCATTCAGCTGCCCCTGTACTCATCCTGTGGCCCTAAGTACTAGCCCCGCAGCCCAGTAAAGGAATTGTTTGTGCTGTTCCATGGCCATACTTTTGATGACCTCCCCAAATGGGCCAATtccttaaaaggaaaattttgccCACATCTTACAAGAAGCCTATTACCTACACAGATTGTATCTATTACAGTGattgaatcaataattaataacttTCCAGTACAAACAGCACTGGGCTTAGATGAGCCCACTATGAGTTCTTCCCACCCTCATACAGAGAAATCCTATGGAAATTCCACAATCTCTTCCAGAACACTGAGGCAGAAGGTGCACTTCCTTGTGCATTCTGTGAAGCCAGCATTTCCCCAAGACCAGAACCAGAGATGTCACAAAGAAAGAATCAGAGAACAGTtttctcatgaacatagatgcacaAATACCAACAAATGGAGTTCAACAACgtagaaaatgaaatatgtgcCATGACTGGGTGGGTATATATCAGGCATGGAAAGCTGGTTCAGAGTCACAAATCAATTGACACAATTCACAAGTGAAAGTGGAAACTTCacatgatcatatcaatagaGGCAAAACAGGAATGGGCCGCAATGCAACATCCactcatgataaaaactctcagcaaGGAAAAGGACAGGGAGGTCTTCCTTGCAGGGTTAAAGAACACTAGGAGAAACCTAAGCAGCACTAGGGTAATGGCAACACAGGGGAAGACTTCCTGCTAAGATCAGAGACAAAGCAAGGAAGGCCTTTCCCACCACTCCTGCGCAGCACAGCTAA
This window of the Ictidomys tridecemlineatus isolate mIctTri1 chromosome 7, mIctTri1.hap1, whole genome shotgun sequence genome carries:
- the Gml gene encoding glycosyl-phosphatidylinositol-anchored molecule-like protein, yielding MMLPLFLLLFVGLPLVESNFTNVTKAVPATWTFNVQCHECVAENTFECSKLRTCLYDHRRCMTVAARVSPRLLLVYKNCTWNCTFVYAAEQPPETPRRVFPNQFYFVNCCGGMTCNSGGPTNVERDFLPPQLIEEDFVAESAYLGKPKFFLSFASIIVSNTVT